A region from the Colwellia sp. PAMC 21821 genome encodes:
- a CDS encoding nuclear transport factor 2 family protein — protein sequence MSDLKTMTLEQRIDRLESIESIRQLAGKYSLSLDMRDIDAHVGLFAPDVRVGGGKSGRAHLKAWVDSTLRDQFTGTSHHTGQHVIEMVDEDHAIGVVYSKNEHETGREWVLMQMLYWDDYERVDDVWYFRRRLPCYWYASDLNSAPIGDMKMRWPGREPYTGTFHDLFPSWQAFWQNRPNEDELPEVSAPAPLEHFLRTMRGDTPAPRIRVR from the coding sequence ATGAGTGATTTAAAGACTATGACGCTAGAGCAGCGTATCGACCGATTAGAGTCCATTGAGTCTATTCGACAACTGGCTGGAAAATACTCACTGTCTTTAGACATGCGAGATATTGATGCTCATGTCGGTTTGTTCGCCCCTGACGTACGCGTCGGTGGTGGTAAATCTGGACGTGCTCATCTCAAAGCGTGGGTCGATTCGACTTTACGTGATCAGTTTACGGGTACCTCCCATCACACCGGTCAGCATGTTATTGAAATGGTTGACGAAGATCATGCTATTGGTGTTGTTTATTCCAAAAATGAGCATGAAACAGGTCGTGAATGGGTCCTCATGCAAATGTTGTACTGGGATGATTACGAACGTGTTGATGATGTATGGTATTTTCGCCGACGCTTGCCATGTTATTGGTATGCCAGCGACCTTAACTCAGCCCCTATTGGTGACATGAAAATGCGTTGGCCAGGTCGTGAACCATACACGGGAACTTTCCATGATTTGTTTCCATCATGGCAGGCATTTTGGCAAAACAGACCTAACGAAGATGAATTACCTGAAGTTTCTGCTCCTGCACCACTTGAGCACTTCCTTCGTACTATGCGCGGTGATACCCCTGCGCCTAGAATTCGCGTTCGATGA
- a CDS encoding CoA-transferase, whose protein sequence is MNKLKTATEMVAELKDGMTIGIGGWGPRRKPMALIREILRSDLKDLTIVAYGGADVGMLCAAGKVKKLIFAFVSLDFIPLEPFFRKAREQGDLALMEIDEGMLLLGLRAAAWGCPFIPTQVGLGTDVLKHNPDLKVIDSPYDDKEWVAMPALKLDAALVHVDHADERGVCQISGPDHYMDDWFVRAAKKSYISCDELVDTTHFNSPEAARQVFWERSLTTAVCPIAGGAHPTSCPPFYGIDNKHLLQYNKYAKEGGFSAYSEAFINNKTEQDYQNLVGGIDAIRQIPKTSY, encoded by the coding sequence ATGAATAAATTAAAAACAGCAACTGAAATGGTTGCCGAACTAAAAGATGGCATGACTATCGGTATTGGCGGATGGGGACCTCGTCGCAAGCCAATGGCACTTATTCGTGAAATTCTACGCTCAGATCTTAAGGATCTGACTATTGTTGCCTATGGCGGAGCCGATGTTGGCATGTTATGCGCAGCTGGCAAAGTTAAAAAGTTAATATTTGCTTTTGTTTCTCTAGATTTTATCCCGCTAGAGCCTTTCTTTCGTAAAGCGCGTGAGCAAGGCGACTTAGCGTTAATGGAAATTGATGAAGGTATGCTGTTACTGGGTCTTCGTGCTGCAGCTTGGGGATGTCCTTTCATTCCAACTCAGGTTGGCCTTGGCACCGACGTGCTAAAGCATAATCCTGATTTAAAAGTTATCGACAGTCCTTACGATGACAAAGAATGGGTAGCGATGCCAGCGCTTAAGCTTGATGCTGCACTTGTGCATGTTGACCATGCCGATGAACGCGGCGTTTGTCAGATATCAGGTCCAGATCATTACATGGATGATTGGTTTGTTCGTGCAGCAAAGAAAAGTTATATCAGCTGCGATGAACTCGTAGACACTACTCATTTCAACAGTCCAGAAGCAGCACGTCAGGTATTTTGGGAGCGCAGTTTGACCACAGCTGTTTGTCCAATCGCTGGTGGTGCGCATCCGACGAGTTGTCCACCATTTTATGGTATCGACAACAAGCATCTACTGCAATATAACAAATACGCAAAAGAAGGCGGTTTTAGTGCCTACAGCGAAGCGTTTATTAACAATAAAACTGAGCAAGACTATCAAAATCTGGTTGGCGGAATCGATGCGATTCGTCAAATTCCTAAAACAAGCTATTAA
- a CDS encoding thiolase family protein has product MGLAGNAAIVGAAQYKPEKYQTAPQMFHLEQVADLAHQALQDAGLHKDDLDGLVINGPQFHEASVFVPAMAAEYLGIEVNFAEVVDLGGCTAVAQIWRAAAAIELGLCQAVLCVIPARMAPLAPNEDPAWMAQAMRYGGHSTAFGAPEAEFDLPYGHMGQNTGYAMIAQRYAAQYGYDQAAMAKIAVDQRFNAQYHKDAIFRGKELTIEDVLGSRLVADPLHVLEIVMPVAGGAAVIVASKEVAARAKKRPAFVTGFGERLSFKSPTYAKDMTVTPVAEAARRAFSMAGLTPKDIHAAQIYDCYTITVLLSLEDAGFCPKGEGMRFIKEHNLTWKGDFPMNTHGGQLSFGQAASAGGFSQVIEAFDQISNSADGRQLQGCDNVFVSGTGGVMSEQGALILQGG; this is encoded by the coding sequence ATGGGATTAGCAGGAAATGCCGCTATCGTTGGTGCGGCTCAATACAAACCCGAAAAATATCAGACAGCTCCGCAAATGTTCCATTTGGAGCAAGTTGCAGATTTGGCTCATCAAGCGTTGCAAGATGCTGGTTTACATAAAGATGATTTAGATGGCCTGGTAATCAATGGACCTCAGTTTCATGAGGCCTCAGTATTTGTGCCCGCCATGGCGGCTGAATACTTAGGTATTGAAGTGAACTTTGCCGAAGTAGTTGATCTTGGTGGTTGTACCGCAGTGGCTCAGATTTGGCGTGCAGCCGCTGCCATTGAACTGGGTTTATGTCAGGCTGTACTTTGTGTTATTCCAGCCAGAATGGCACCACTTGCGCCTAATGAAGATCCAGCTTGGATGGCTCAAGCTATGCGTTATGGTGGCCACAGTACTGCTTTTGGTGCGCCCGAAGCAGAATTTGATCTACCTTATGGTCATATGGGACAAAATACCGGTTATGCGATGATTGCTCAGCGTTATGCTGCACAATATGGTTATGACCAAGCTGCTATGGCAAAAATAGCGGTAGATCAACGCTTTAATGCGCAATATCACAAAGATGCCATTTTTAGAGGTAAAGAGCTAACCATTGAAGACGTACTAGGCTCTAGATTAGTAGCTGACCCATTACATGTGCTAGAAATTGTTATGCCTGTCGCCGGTGGTGCCGCTGTTATTGTTGCGTCTAAAGAAGTGGCCGCAAGAGCAAAGAAACGTCCGGCATTTGTTACGGGCTTTGGTGAGCGTTTATCATTTAAATCTCCTACTTATGCTAAAGATATGACGGTAACTCCGGTAGCTGAAGCAGCCCGACGTGCATTTAGCATGGCCGGCCTTACGCCAAAAGATATCCATGCAGCACAAATTTATGATTGTTATACGATTACTGTTTTGCTGTCGCTTGAAGACGCAGGTTTTTGTCCTAAAGGAGAAGGTATGCGCTTTATTAAAGAGCATAATTTGACTTGGAAAGGTGACTTTCCAATGAACACCCATGGTGGGCAACTCAGCTTCGGCCAAGCGGCATCGGCAGGTGGTTTCTCGCAAGTTATTGAAGCATTTGATCAAATTTCTAATTCTGCTGATGGGCGTCAACTACAAGGTTGTGACAATGTATTTGTTAGCGGCACGGGTGGCGTAATGAGTGAGCAGGGCGCATTGATATTACAAGGGGGCTAG
- a CDS encoding FAD-dependent oxidoreductase translates to MSNYQHLLKPGKIGGLTLRNRIIMAPMGSNYAEADGHCGERIQAFYEARAKGGVGLITMGSIAIAFPAGTAEPYQVGISKDEFIPGLKKLAERVHAHGAKISLQLQHAGKTAVRDLAEGRELWVPSMPPAPPKNDIMKSVTNKELSTFVRPAQDKPIKIRVMDKADIAQMVEWFAAAAKRAQQAGFDGIELHSAHSYILAGFLSNYYNNREDEYGGSLENRARILIEIISAIRERIGQDFPVWLRLDAKELSTPGGITLEDCIAVTKLAEKAGFNAVSISAYSTLINGSSFTEAPLVHKPAGFLDWTAAVSKAVSIPVIAVGRLEPDVADEAIASGKCDFVAMGRKLLADPELPNKLIANLESNIRPCIYCYVCVSQVFINQRVKCAVNPSTGKEFELKVIMTDKPKHIVVIGGGPAGIEAAITASNRGHHVTLLERSKRLGGTLFFAALAYPENGKLLDFQLKQLAQSKVDVRLNTTATPVLLESLNADEIFVATGASREMPDVKGASLNHVWSGEQLRQLLTGEVSQSTKSQLSPLQRIMIGSGNLLGLTKQLAALQKLSHIWMPLGKRVTIVGGGLVGLELGEFLAERGRKVTILEASSKLGTELSIVRRWRVLDHLKELGVTLVTEAQVSSIDASAVHYQTKEEQQSVVADSVVMASGIAAERSLADTLIAAGHKVSVIGDSNEVGYIEGALRAGYRVGLDC, encoded by the coding sequence ATGTCAAATTATCAGCATTTGCTAAAGCCTGGAAAAATAGGTGGACTCACTTTACGTAACCGCATCATCATGGCGCCTATGGGCTCGAACTATGCCGAGGCAGATGGTCATTGTGGCGAACGTATTCAGGCTTTTTATGAAGCACGAGCCAAAGGTGGTGTCGGCTTAATTACCATGGGTTCTATAGCGATTGCATTTCCAGCAGGTACCGCTGAGCCCTATCAAGTGGGCATTTCCAAAGATGAGTTTATTCCTGGGCTAAAAAAGTTGGCTGAAAGGGTTCATGCTCATGGCGCTAAAATTTCGCTGCAATTGCAACATGCCGGTAAAACTGCCGTGCGAGATCTCGCTGAGGGACGTGAGCTTTGGGTACCATCTATGCCACCTGCTCCGCCCAAAAATGACATAATGAAGTCGGTGACGAATAAAGAGTTAAGTACCTTTGTTCGACCAGCACAAGACAAGCCTATAAAAATAAGAGTCATGGACAAAGCAGATATCGCGCAAATGGTTGAATGGTTTGCCGCTGCGGCTAAGCGTGCGCAACAAGCAGGCTTTGACGGTATTGAATTACATTCGGCACACTCCTATATTTTAGCCGGTTTTTTATCAAATTATTACAACAACCGTGAAGATGAATATGGTGGTAGCCTTGAAAACCGTGCTCGCATACTCATTGAAATTATTTCAGCAATACGCGAACGAATAGGACAAGACTTTCCTGTTTGGCTTAGGCTGGACGCAAAAGAGTTAAGCACACCAGGTGGCATTACTCTTGAAGATTGTATTGCGGTAACCAAGTTGGCAGAAAAAGCCGGCTTCAATGCGGTTAGCATTTCAGCCTACTCTACGTTAATTAATGGTTCTTCTTTCACAGAGGCACCTTTAGTACATAAACCAGCAGGATTCCTAGACTGGACCGCTGCCGTAAGTAAAGCAGTATCTATTCCTGTTATTGCCGTGGGTCGATTAGAGCCAGACGTTGCCGATGAAGCTATTGCTAGCGGTAAATGTGATTTTGTTGCTATGGGCCGTAAGCTATTAGCTGACCCAGAACTGCCCAACAAACTCATCGCAAATCTCGAAAGCAATATTCGACCTTGTATCTACTGTTATGTTTGTGTCAGCCAAGTATTTATTAATCAACGTGTTAAATGTGCGGTGAATCCAAGCACCGGCAAAGAGTTTGAATTAAAAGTCATTATGACCGATAAGCCCAAACACATTGTGGTTATTGGTGGTGGCCCAGCTGGCATTGAAGCCGCGATAACGGCAAGTAATAGGGGGCATCATGTTACACTGTTAGAACGTAGTAAACGTTTAGGTGGCACCTTATTTTTTGCTGCACTCGCTTATCCGGAAAATGGCAAATTACTCGACTTTCAACTGAAGCAATTGGCACAATCTAAGGTTGACGTAAGGCTTAATACCACAGCAACACCCGTATTACTTGAATCATTGAATGCCGATGAAATATTTGTCGCTACAGGTGCAAGCCGAGAGATGCCTGACGTTAAAGGCGCATCATTAAATCATGTTTGGTCTGGTGAACAACTTCGACAATTATTAACCGGTGAAGTCAGCCAAAGCACGAAATCACAGCTTAGTCCTCTGCAACGAATAATGATCGGCTCAGGTAATTTACTGGGATTAACCAAGCAACTTGCCGCGCTACAAAAACTATCGCACATTTGGATGCCATTAGGTAAACGAGTAACCATTGTGGGTGGTGGCTTGGTAGGGCTTGAGTTAGGCGAGTTTTTGGCCGAACGTGGCCGCAAAGTGACTATACTGGAAGCGAGCAGCAAGCTAGGTACCGAACTGAGTATTGTCAGACGTTGGCGTGTACTCGATCATCTTAAAGAACTTGGCGTAACATTAGTTACCGAAGCACAAGTCAGTTCAATTGATGCTTCTGCTGTGCACTATCAAACTAAAGAAGAGCAACAGAGTGTCGTTGCTGATAGCGTTGTCATGGCAAGTGGTATTGCTGCTGAGAGGAGTTTAGCAGATACATTAATCGCCGCAGGACATAAGGTTAGTGTTATCGGCGACAGTAATGAAGTTGGCTATATAGAAGGCGCTCTTAGGGCTGGCTATCGTGTTGGGTTAGATTGCTAG
- a CDS encoding alpha/beta hydrolase → MNQQTNNPNQPQDLPLPLGHFVTLDSGLKLHYIEQGQGPVIIWLHGSGPGASGFSNFKGNFPEFADAGYRNIILDLPGFGRSDKPDDVNYDLDFFVTALNGFIAALGVKKVTLLGNSLGGAIALGQALDYPDTVERLILMAPGGVEERETYFAMEGIARMVDVYSRGPMGVEQMREVMSLQLFDAAILSDDILAERAAVAVTQPANLFTTMMVPNMTERLAELNCPVLGFWGINDKFNPHEGMHKFLDNVPTARFIMLNRCGHWVQVEHQRLFNSSCLDFLKHG, encoded by the coding sequence ATGAATCAGCAAACAAATAATCCAAACCAACCACAGGATTTACCGTTACCACTGGGACACTTTGTTACCCTAGATAGCGGACTTAAACTACATTATATAGAGCAAGGCCAAGGCCCTGTTATCATATGGCTTCATGGCAGTGGTCCAGGTGCGAGTGGGTTTAGCAATTTCAAAGGCAATTTCCCTGAGTTTGCTGATGCGGGCTATCGTAATATTATTTTAGATTTACCTGGTTTTGGTCGTTCAGACAAGCCAGACGATGTTAATTACGACCTTGACTTTTTTGTTACTGCACTTAACGGTTTTATTGCCGCGCTTGGCGTAAAGAAAGTTACTTTATTAGGTAATTCTCTAGGTGGCGCCATAGCTTTAGGCCAAGCATTAGATTATCCAGATACCGTAGAACGATTAATATTAATGGCGCCAGGTGGCGTTGAAGAACGCGAGACTTACTTTGCGATGGAAGGTATTGCGCGCATGGTAGACGTTTATAGTCGCGGCCCAATGGGCGTAGAGCAAATGCGAGAAGTTATGTCTTTACAGCTTTTTGATGCTGCTATTCTTTCTGATGATATATTAGCCGAACGCGCTGCTGTTGCCGTTACGCAACCCGCTAATTTATTTACCACCATGATGGTGCCAAACATGACAGAGCGTTTAGCAGAACTTAACTGTCCTGTGCTAGGTTTTTGGGGTATAAATGACAAGTTTAACCCGCACGAAGGTATGCATAAATTTCTCGATAATGTCCCAACGGCTCGTTTTATCATGCTTAACCGCTGTGGTCATTGGGTGCAAGTAGAACATCAGCGACTATTTAATAGCAGCTGTCTTGATTTTTTAAAGCACGGCTAA
- a CDS encoding VOC family protein: MDIRALGYFVAQSDAPEEWKDYAEQVLGMMTAPTEEGGFYLKMDERPYRMLIVPGEDKRYLASGWELSGAKAFNDAKQTLLDKGVAFDEADEALCKLRQVQNILIVNDPAGNRHELYWGHMSDCQPFSSPQGVPAFITGDMGLGHTVLPAPNFTETYEFLTDVLGFELSDLFNFKPAPDADPIRIYFMHCANARHHSLAICEFPVPSGCVHAMVEVDSMTEVGRAYDRQAQHNVKLSATLGQHLNDKMTSFYMKTPSGFDLEYGCGGLQVDNWQEHCAFEFNRVSLWGHDFSVGEK; this comes from the coding sequence ATGGATATTCGCGCATTAGGTTATTTCGTTGCACAAAGTGACGCACCAGAAGAATGGAAAGACTACGCTGAACAAGTGTTGGGTATGATGACAGCACCAACAGAAGAAGGTGGGTTTTACCTAAAAATGGATGAGCGTCCTTATCGTATGCTTATTGTTCCTGGTGAAGATAAACGCTACTTAGCCTCAGGTTGGGAGCTATCAGGTGCTAAAGCATTTAATGACGCTAAACAAACACTCTTAGATAAAGGTGTTGCGTTTGATGAAGCAGATGAAGCCTTATGTAAGCTCCGTCAAGTGCAGAATATTCTTATTGTTAACGACCCTGCAGGTAATCGCCACGAGCTTTATTGGGGTCATATGTCTGACTGCCAACCTTTTTCTTCACCTCAAGGTGTACCGGCTTTTATCACTGGCGATATGGGGCTAGGGCATACGGTATTACCGGCGCCAAACTTCACTGAAACTTATGAGTTTTTGACTGATGTACTGGGCTTTGAATTATCTGATCTATTCAACTTTAAACCTGCTCCAGACGCTGATCCTATTCGTATCTATTTTATGCATTGTGCTAACGCGCGTCACCATAGTTTAGCTATTTGTGAATTCCCGGTTCCTAGTGGCTGTGTTCATGCCATGGTTGAAGTCGACAGTATGACAGAGGTTGGCCGTGCTTATGATAGACAGGCGCAGCATAACGTCAAACTTTCTGCGACCTTAGGTCAGCATCTCAATGACAAAATGACATCATTTTATATGAAAACACCTTCTGGCTTCGATTTAGAGTATGGCTGTGGTGGTTTGCAGGTCGATAATTGGCAAGAACATTGTGCATTTGAGTTTAACCGAGTGAGCCTTTGGGGCCACGATTTCTCAGTAGGAGAAAAATAA
- a CDS encoding long-chain-acyl-CoA synthetase: MDDTTIPYAGNLDNAAISRAASQQKMDARAIASRSVSPSQKYSIADRLEEKVNSQGDATFLIYQGKTLSYSDVNTQANKFAKAIQARGLMEGDSCAMAFENRPEFFFTWFALTKLGVIVAFINSQVQGNVLEHAINTTGSDVVIVGEECVERFIETPGLANKKIWLVADEELTEKPALPDWIDNTFDADVAAQNGESYIQARGETVGETPTLLIFTSGTTGLPKAAIYSHMRWLTSGDVMVETVSATPDDVFYCCLPLYHGAAATSVTSTALAAGSSIVVRRKFSVRNFWPDVQKYNITICQYIGEICRYLLNYAEASDIKPKDHKLRCMLGAGLTETSWRRWIEYFGEMDILEGWGSTEANTNLLNLDNFIGSCGRVPRWDRTNFRLVKFDTETETHLKDENGDYILCQPGEVGEGLGMIINHPDFGGGRFEGYTSKEGTEQKILRNVFQDGDSYWRSGDLLRYDENGYFYFVDRIGDTYRWKSENVSSQEVATALAEYEGAELMNIYGVQVPDHEGRAGMAAIVMQEGCQFDPVAFYDLTTAKVPNYAAPQFIRVSKAADMTSTFKLRKVDLQKQGYDPVACDEPIFVRNDKLECYLAYSDSVLQATGFPPFLKPEEK, translated from the coding sequence TTGGATGATACAACAATTCCCTATGCAGGTAACCTTGATAACGCAGCGATATCAAGAGCTGCAAGTCAACAGAAAATGGACGCACGTGCTATAGCATCTCGATCTGTTAGTCCGTCGCAAAAATACAGCATTGCAGATCGCTTAGAAGAAAAAGTAAATAGCCAAGGTGATGCAACTTTCTTGATTTACCAAGGTAAAACCTTGAGTTATAGCGACGTTAATACTCAAGCAAATAAATTTGCCAAAGCTATTCAAGCGCGGGGTTTAATGGAAGGTGATTCATGTGCGATGGCATTTGAAAACCGTCCTGAATTTTTCTTTACCTGGTTTGCTTTAACTAAATTAGGTGTCATTGTTGCGTTTATTAACTCACAAGTTCAAGGTAATGTACTTGAACACGCTATTAACACCACAGGCAGTGATGTCGTGATTGTCGGTGAAGAATGTGTTGAGCGTTTTATTGAAACGCCAGGGCTTGCCAACAAAAAAATATGGTTAGTAGCCGATGAAGAATTAACCGAAAAGCCTGCTTTACCTGACTGGATTGATAATACTTTTGACGCTGATGTTGCAGCGCAAAATGGTGAAAGCTACATACAGGCGCGCGGCGAGACTGTTGGTGAAACACCGACTTTACTTATTTTTACATCGGGTACAACAGGGCTACCTAAAGCGGCTATTTATAGTCACATGCGTTGGTTAACCTCTGGTGATGTTATGGTTGAAACGGTTTCAGCTACCCCTGACGATGTATTCTATTGTTGCCTGCCGTTATATCACGGTGCTGCAGCTACTTCAGTAACCTCGACAGCACTTGCTGCGGGGTCAAGTATTGTCGTTAGGCGCAAATTTAGTGTTAGAAATTTTTGGCCTGATGTTCAAAAGTATAACATCACCATATGCCAATATATTGGTGAAATATGTCGTTACTTATTAAATTATGCCGAAGCAAGCGATATCAAGCCTAAAGATCATAAATTACGTTGCATGTTAGGTGCTGGCTTAACCGAAACTAGCTGGCGACGCTGGATTGAATATTTCGGTGAAATGGATATTCTTGAGGGCTGGGGTTCTACAGAAGCAAATACCAACTTACTTAACTTAGATAACTTCATTGGCTCTTGTGGCCGAGTACCACGTTGGGATCGTACCAATTTTAGACTGGTGAAATTTGATACAGAAACCGAAACGCATCTCAAAGATGAAAACGGTGACTATATTTTGTGTCAGCCAGGTGAAGTAGGCGAAGGCTTAGGCATGATTATTAATCATCCAGACTTTGGCGGTGGTCGATTTGAAGGCTATACCTCCAAAGAAGGTACAGAGCAAAAAATACTTCGCAATGTATTTCAAGATGGCGATTCTTACTGGCGCTCAGGCGATTTACTACGTTATGACGAAAATGGTTATTTCTATTTTGTCGACCGCATCGGAGATACTTATCGCTGGAAAAGTGAAAATGTTTCCTCACAGGAAGTGGCTACTGCGTTAGCTGAATATGAAGGTGCGGAGCTAATGAATATTTATGGTGTTCAAGTCCCAGATCATGAAGGACGTGCAGGTATGGCGGCTATTGTTATGCAAGAAGGCTGTCAGTTTGATCCCGTTGCATTTTATGATCTTACTACCGCTAAAGTGCCTAACTATGCCGCGCCACAATTTATTCGTGTCAGTAAAGCCGCAGATATGACCTCAACGTTTAAGTTACGTAAAGTAGATTTACAAAAACAAGGTTATGATCCTGTTGCTTGTGATGAACCAATTTTTGTTCGTAATGATAAACTAGAATGTTATCTCGCTTACAGTGATAGTGTTTTACAAGCTACGGGCTTTCCACCTTTTTTAAAACCTGAGGAGAAGTAA
- a CDS encoding OB-fold domain-containing protein, with amino-acid sequence MATLKPMPVATKISAPFWQALKENQLKIQQCNSCDGWVFFPRNHCSHCLAHDLEWKQVSGEGILYSYTLTRIPTMPEFADEMPQALAVVELAQGVRINTTLIDVAEQDIKVGMAVKPVFDKVSSDGETLLRFTSTNNAGGIHAYIDPLNGLESNDKGQVQVPVSNLAALYALADNKFTEWSNKVVVDQALINAFAELSGDDYWLHTDPERAKTDSPFKTTIAHGSLVQVLQSRLTIGLPFEVVGFKTMINYGSNRLRFPAPVPAGSTIHGRSKVKDISISHKGVQLTLEINIHVVGNDKPSVINDLVILYR; translated from the coding sequence ATGGCGACTTTAAAACCTATGCCGGTAGCAACAAAGATTTCAGCGCCATTCTGGCAGGCGCTTAAAGAAAATCAACTTAAAATTCAACAATGTAACAGCTGTGATGGCTGGGTATTCTTCCCGCGCAATCATTGTAGCCATTGTTTGGCGCATGACCTGGAGTGGAAGCAGGTCTCTGGTGAGGGCATTCTATATTCATATACCTTAACCCGTATTCCTACCATGCCAGAATTTGCCGATGAAATGCCTCAAGCATTAGCTGTGGTTGAATTAGCACAAGGTGTTCGCATCAATACCACGTTAATTGATGTTGCAGAGCAGGATATTAAAGTGGGTATGGCTGTAAAGCCAGTTTTTGACAAAGTCAGTAGTGACGGTGAAACTTTGCTACGTTTTACTTCGACGAATAATGCCGGTGGTATCCATGCTTATATCGATCCCCTTAACGGGCTTGAATCTAATGACAAAGGTCAAGTACAAGTACCGGTTAGCAATCTTGCGGCGCTTTATGCACTCGCAGATAATAAATTTACCGAATGGAGTAACAAGGTTGTTGTTGATCAAGCACTGATTAATGCATTTGCTGAGCTATCAGGTGATGACTACTGGTTACATACCGATCCAGAACGTGCGAAAACAGATAGTCCATTTAAAACCACCATCGCTCATGGTTCGTTAGTGCAAGTATTGCAATCGAGGTTAACCATTGGGCTGCCATTTGAAGTCGTTGGTTTTAAAACTATGATTAACTATGGTTCAAATCGTCTACGATTCCCTGCGCCTGTGCCGGCAGGTTCAACTATTCATGGCCGTAGTAAAGTAAAAGATATTTCTATATCTCACAAAGGTGTGCAATTGACCCTAGAGATAAATATCCATGTAGTGGGTAATGATAAACCAAGTGTCATCAATGATTTGGTCATTCTCTATCGCTAA
- a CDS encoding SDR family NAD(P)-dependent oxidoreductase — protein sequence MKHQDQVVLVTGAGQGMGQSIVRYFADAGAKVAAVDINTQALKATVDELNGWVNGEIIAITANISKSDSVKSAIETVVEKYGRLDVIVNVAGVGSIDGFLETPDENWDKVIGVNLTGTFLCCREAAKVMHKQGAGSIINVSSTAALTGEGPSHYCASKAGVMGLTRSIARELASSGIRVNTIVPGPTNTPMMADIPEEWTQKMIDAIPLGRMGESDDIAKVASFLACDDSGFITGQNIAVNGGMAFI from the coding sequence ATGAAACATCAGGATCAAGTTGTACTAGTAACTGGCGCGGGCCAAGGCATGGGCCAATCAATAGTGCGTTATTTTGCCGATGCAGGTGCCAAAGTCGCCGCTGTTGATATAAACACTCAAGCTTTAAAAGCTACCGTCGACGAGCTTAATGGTTGGGTCAACGGTGAAATTATTGCCATTACCGCCAATATTTCAAAAAGTGATTCAGTTAAATCAGCCATAGAAACAGTCGTCGAAAAGTATGGTCGACTTGATGTCATCGTTAATGTTGCAGGTGTTGGCTCTATCGATGGTTTCCTAGAAACCCCAGATGAAAACTGGGACAAGGTTATCGGTGTTAACTTAACCGGTACTTTCTTATGTTGTCGAGAAGCCGCTAAAGTTATGCACAAACAAGGCGCAGGCAGCATTATTAATGTTTCAAGCACGGCCGCTCTAACAGGTGAAGGTCCGAGTCACTATTGTGCATCAAAAGCCGGTGTTATGGGATTAACGCGCAGCATAGCTCGTGAATTGGCTTCAAGCGGCATTCGAGTTAATACCATTGTACCAGGCCCAACTAATACACCTATGATGGCTGATATACCTGAAGAATGGACTCAGAAAATGATTGATGCCATTCCTTTAGGCCGTATGGGCGAGAGCGATGATATTGCTAAAGTGGCGAGTTTCTTAGCGTGTGATGATTCCGGCTTTATTACCGGACAAAATATCGCTGTTAATGGCGGCATGGCCTTTATTTAA